One Bombus fervidus isolate BK054 chromosome 2, iyBomFerv1, whole genome shotgun sequence DNA segment encodes these proteins:
- the Cpsf5 gene encoding cleavage and polyadenylation specificity factor subunit 5 produces the protein MAMATTQVKGSGWPRRASNSSFEGKVVQNQSVTINRTVNLYPLTNYTFGTKEPLFEKDPSVPARFQRMRDEFDKIGMRRSVEGVLLVHEHGLPHVLLLQLGTTFFKLPGGELNAGEDEVEGLKRLLTETFGRQDGVKQEWVIEDTIGNWWRPNFEPPQYPYVPPHITKPKEHKRLFLVQLQEKALFAVPKNYKLVAAPLFELYDNSQGYGPIISSLPQSLCRFNFIYM, from the exons ATGGCGATGGCAACAACACAAGTCAAAGGAAGCGGATGGCCAAGAAGAGCTAGTAACAGTTCCTTTGAAGGGAAAGTGGTACAGAATCAGTCTGTAACTATCAACAGGACAGTTAATTT ATATCCTTTGACAAACTATACATTTGGAACAAAAGAGCCACTCTTCGAGAAAGATCCGTCTGTACCAGCAAGGTTTCAGCGTATGCGAGatgaattcgataaaattggaATGCGTCGCAGTGTTGAAGGGGTTTTGTTGGTGCACGAACATGGATTGCCACATGTCCTGCTGCTTCAGTTGGGAACAACATTCTTCAAATT ACCTGGAGGAGAGCTAAATGCAGGAGAAGACGAGGTAGAGGGCCTAAAACGGCTCCTTACAGAG aCCTTTGGACGTCAAGATGGAGTTAAACAAGAATGGGTGATAGAAGATACCATAGGAAATTGGTGGAGACCAAATTTTGAACCACCTCAGTATCCTTATGTACCACCACACATTACCAAACCAAAGGAACACAAGAGGTTGTTTCTTGTTCAGCTGCAAGAAAAAG CTCTATTTGCAGTACCTAAAAACTATAAGTTAGTAGCTGCACCATTGTTTGAACTATATGACAACTCCCAAGGATATGGACCTATTATTTCCTCTCTACCACAATCACTTTGCAG atttaatttcatctatatgtga
- the LOC139998166 gene encoding uncharacterized protein isoform X1, translating into MTQDETIMTKIQKAEDTLNESMYKLDVLKKRLKTKLLTMETREELESKLEEIQEVLVKNEEKLKSLRRQNTKSFMVAASMIFACFLLYGLYVLFYGTI; encoded by the exons atgACGCAGGATGAAACGATTATGACAAAg ATACAGAAGGCAGAAGATACATTAAATGAATCCATGTACAAACTGGATGTGTTGAAAAAAAGACTCAAGACGAAATTGCTCACAATGGAAACTCGCGAGGAATTGGAGTCAAAACTGGAAGAAATTCAGGAGGTACTTGTAAAAAAtgaagagaaattaaaaagccTAAGGAGACAAAATACAAAGTCATTCATGGTAGCAGCAAGCATGATTTTTGCATGTTTTCTGCTGTATggtttatatgtattattttatggaaCGATATAA
- the LOC139998166 gene encoding uncharacterized protein isoform X2, with protein MTQDETIMTKIQKAEDTLNESMYKLDVLKKRLKTKLLTMETREELESKLEEIQEHDDSACT; from the exons atgACGCAGGATGAAACGATTATGACAAAg ATACAGAAGGCAGAAGATACATTAAATGAATCCATGTACAAACTGGATGTGTTGAAAAAAAGACTCAAGACGAAATTGCTCACAATGGAAACTCGCGAGGAATTGGAGTCAAAACTGGAAGAAATTCAGGAG CACGACGACTCCGCATGTACTTAG
- the LOC139998164 gene encoding pyrimidodiazepine synthase: protein MSLKHLAAGSVAPPIVSGKIRLYSMRFCPYAQRIHLVLDAKHIPHDVVYINLTNKPEWLLEKSPLGKVPCIELEGGETLYESLVIAEYLDDAYPQNKLYPSNPLARAKDKLLIGRFNSVINTLYKLYVSTSIDRDIFDEVLSELGLFERELASKGTPFFHGSSPGMLDFMIWPWWERSDVIRVLRGDQFTIPRDRFKRLLEWRSAMKENPVVRASYLDTEVHAKYMRSRRAGTPQYDLVTA, encoded by the exons ATGAGTTTGAAACACTTAGCTGCCG GATCAGTTGCCCCGCCCATTGTATCTGGAAAAATACGTTTGTATAGCATGCGTTTTTGTCCGTATGCCCAAAGAATTCATTTAGTACTTGACGCGAAACATATACC ACATGATGttgtttatattaatttgaCAAATAAACCTGAATGGTTGCTAGAAAAAAGTCCTTTGGGTAAAGTTCCTTGCATAGAATTGGAAGGAGGAGAAACATTATATGAAAGCCTTGTGATTGCTGAATATTTGGATGATGCATATCCACAAAACAAACTTTATCCTAGTAATCCCCTTGCTAGAGCTAAGGATAAGTTATTAATTGGTAGATTTAACTCTGTTATAAATACTTTGTATAAG ttataCGTCAGTACATCTATAGACAGAGACATATTTGATGAAGTCTTATCAGAATTGGGTCTTTTTGAAAGAGAACTTGCATCAAAAGGAACACCATTCTTTCATGGTAGTTCTCCTGGTATGTTAGATTTTATGATATGGCCATGGTGGGAGAGATCTGATGTAATTAGAGTTTTACGTGGAGATCAGTTTACTATACCACGTGATAGGTTCAAGAGACTG TTGGAATGGAGATCTGCCATGAAGGAGAATCCTGTTGTTCGAGCTAGTTACTTAGATACCGAAGTACATGCTAAGTACATGCGGAGTCGTCGTGCTGGAACGCCACAGTACGATTTAGTTACTGCTTAA